The following are encoded together in the Aciduricibacillus chroicocephali genome:
- the gvpJ gene encoding gas vesicle protein, translating to MAVEHPMQSSTIVDVLEKILDKGVVIAGDITVGIADVELLTIKIRLIVASVDKAKEIGMDWWENDPYLSSKAEDSKTKALEEENKMLHERLEKLEQNMAVPRLEK from the coding sequence ATGGCAGTGGAACACCCAATGCAGTCGAGCACGATTGTTGATGTTTTGGAGAAGATACTTGATAAGGGCGTTGTCATCGCTGGTGACATCACGGTCGGAATTGCCGATGTCGAACTGCTTACTATCAAAATCCGACTTATCGTCGCGTCTGTAGACAAGGCGAAGGAGATTGGAATGGACTGGTGGGAAAACGATCCATACCTTTCATCCAAAGCAGAAGACAGCAAAACAAAAGCGCTCGAAGAAGAAAATAAAATGTTACATGAAAGACTTGAAAAACTGGAACAGAATATGGCCGTACCTCGGCTTGAAAAATAA
- a CDS encoding gas vesicle protein K: MPLDNHPSGKINLDPDNAEHGLAQLVLTVVELLRQIVERHAIRRVEGGTLTDEQIENLGEALMNLEEKMEELKEVFGLDAEDLNIDLGPLGSLL, encoded by the coding sequence ATGCCACTGGACAATCATCCGAGCGGTAAAATCAATTTAGATCCAGATAATGCAGAGCACGGGCTTGCTCAGCTCGTTCTGACAGTTGTGGAACTGCTCAGACAGATTGTCGAGCGCCATGCGATCCGCCGTGTTGAAGGCGGCACTCTGACAGACGAACAGATTGAGAACCTCGGAGAAGCGCTGATGAATCTGGAAGAAAAGATGGAAGAGCTGAAAGAAGTTTTCGGCTTGGACGCAGAAGACCTGAATATCGATCTCGGTCCATTGGGAAGCTTGCTTTAA
- a CDS encoding gas vesicle protein → MTLRETVENKDIALIDILDVILDKGVAIKADLVISIAGVDLVYLDLRVLISSVESLVQAQQNGRKTVSSEQFDMEKEALCDATGQSSER, encoded by the coding sequence ATGACATTAAGAGAAACAGTAGAAAACAAGGATATCGCGCTCATTGATATTCTGGATGTCATTCTGGACAAGGGTGTCGCAATCAAGGCGGATCTCGTCATCTCGATAGCAGGCGTTGATCTTGTCTACCTTGATTTGCGTGTGCTGATCTCCTCGGTCGAGTCACTCGTCCAAGCACAGCAAAATGGACGTAAAACCGTTTCGTCCGAGCAATTCGACATGGAGAAGGAGGCGCTATGTGATGCCACTGGACAATCATCCGAGCGGTAA
- a CDS encoding GvpL/GvpF family gas vesicle protein, which yields MNDLIYLYGLVPKSEMETGSVSDMADFSGDGHLRAFPIGDAAAIVCTLDGNEYSEEVIKERTSNDMEWLQEKAFHHHETVLELARRFTVIPLKFCTLYKSEDSLVSSIEPASDKLRAAFEKIAGNEEWNLKIYCNDTALKQQFSTSNPALEEKKAAISTLPKGRQFFENKKIDKWLDGEIEKEKDKMGETIHEQLSNLALTSHVKKTWSKDATGRPDPMTWNSVYLVSKREVESFLQKIEDCQKDLEAAGWQLEATGPWPAYHFSSIS from the coding sequence ATGAATGACTTGATTTATCTATACGGACTTGTGCCAAAGAGTGAAATGGAGACAGGTTCTGTCAGCGATATGGCGGATTTCTCCGGTGACGGACATCTGCGCGCTTTCCCAATCGGAGATGCCGCTGCTATTGTCTGCACTCTCGATGGCAATGAATACTCGGAAGAAGTCATCAAGGAAAGAACGAGCAATGACATGGAATGGCTGCAGGAAAAGGCGTTTCATCATCATGAAACCGTACTTGAGCTTGCAAGGCGCTTTACGGTCATTCCGCTTAAGTTCTGCACCCTTTATAAAAGTGAAGACAGCTTAGTTTCTTCTATTGAGCCGGCTTCAGACAAACTGCGGGCGGCTTTTGAAAAGATTGCAGGAAATGAGGAATGGAACCTCAAAATCTACTGCAATGATACAGCACTGAAGCAGCAATTCAGTACGAGCAATCCAGCATTGGAAGAAAAGAAGGCTGCCATTAGCACTTTGCCAAAGGGAAGGCAGTTTTTCGAGAATAAGAAAATTGATAAATGGCTGGACGGAGAAATCGAGAAGGAGAAAGACAAGATGGGCGAAACAATCCATGAACAGCTTTCCAATCTCGCTTTAACCAGTCATGTGAAGAAAACGTGGAGCAAAGATGCGACAGGAAGACCTGATCCAATGACATGGAACAGCGTCTACCTTGTAAGCAAACGTGAAGTGGAAAGCTTCTTACAAAAGATTGAAGATTGCCAGAAGGATCTGGAAGCGGCCGGGTGGCAGCTTGAAGCGACAGGCCCTTGGCCGGCGTACCATTTTTCCAGCATCTCGTGA
- a CDS encoding gas vesicle protein GvpG, producing the protein MIHKLVSAPINLVIKIGEKVKEEADKQLYDLPTIQQKLIQLQMMYELGDISEEAYEAKENELIVRYEIAKQMELDQWEELTKKR; encoded by the coding sequence ATGATCCACAAGCTCGTTTCCGCACCGATCAACCTCGTCATCAAAATTGGTGAAAAGGTAAAAGAAGAAGCGGACAAACAGCTATATGATCTGCCGACAATTCAGCAAAAGCTGATTCAGCTGCAAATGATGTATGAGCTCGGTGATATTTCAGAAGAGGCATATGAAGCGAAAGAAAATGAACTAATTGTGCGCTATGAGATCGCCAAGCAGATGGAGCTTGATCAGTGGGAAGAATTGACGAAGAAACGATAA